In a single window of the Terrirubrum flagellatum genome:
- a CDS encoding amidohydrolase family protein — protein sequence MSLTLFQNFKLLDPHVADETVEGYQLLVEDGRVKELSDKPIKASTARSINCGGRTLMPGLIDCHVHVIAVMVNIGQNAQLPDATVAYRAARVMKGMLDRGFTTVRDLGGATYPLVEAQEQGLIEAPRLIIPGKALSQTGGHGDSRSRYDARDPATWNFKLGSLGRLVDGVAEVRKACREELKQGAHFIKIMANGGVASPNDPIHFLGFSREEVTAAVEEAENAGAYVAAHLYTDAAIRRAVECGVHSLEHCNLIQADTAKFAAEKGAIACPTLVTYEYLGVEGPQLGLAPESIAKVDTVRISGMKSLEIMKQAGLTMAYGSDLLGEMHRHQSEEFVIRGRVLPAIEVIRSATVHAAKLLRQEGHLGTLRAGAHADIVLVDGDPLKDLALLIGQGKHLALIMQGGRMHKNTLN from the coding sequence ATGAGCCTGACGCTGTTCCAGAATTTCAAACTTCTCGATCCGCATGTCGCTGATGAGACCGTCGAAGGCTATCAGCTCCTCGTCGAGGACGGCCGCGTGAAGGAGCTGTCGGACAAGCCGATCAAAGCGTCGACTGCGCGTTCGATCAATTGCGGCGGCCGCACGCTGATGCCGGGCCTGATCGACTGCCATGTCCATGTCATCGCGGTGATGGTCAATATCGGCCAGAACGCGCAGCTTCCCGACGCGACAGTCGCCTATCGCGCCGCGCGCGTGATGAAGGGCATGCTCGATCGCGGCTTCACCACCGTGCGCGATCTCGGCGGCGCCACCTATCCCCTCGTCGAAGCGCAGGAGCAGGGGCTGATCGAGGCGCCGCGCCTGATCATTCCCGGCAAGGCCCTGTCGCAGACCGGCGGCCATGGCGATTCACGTTCGCGCTATGACGCGCGCGACCCCGCCACATGGAATTTCAAGCTCGGCTCGCTCGGCCGCCTCGTCGACGGCGTCGCCGAAGTGCGCAAGGCATGCCGCGAGGAGCTGAAGCAAGGCGCGCATTTCATCAAGATCATGGCGAATGGCGGCGTCGCCTCGCCGAATGATCCCATTCATTTCCTCGGCTTCTCGCGCGAAGAGGTGACCGCCGCCGTCGAGGAGGCCGAGAATGCAGGCGCCTATGTCGCGGCGCATCTCTACACCGACGCTGCGATCCGTCGCGCCGTCGAATGCGGCGTCCACAGCCTCGAACATTGCAATCTGATCCAGGCGGACACGGCGAAATTCGCGGCGGAAAAAGGCGCGATCGCCTGCCCGACGCTCGTCACTTACGAATATCTCGGCGTCGAGGGGCCGCAGCTCGGCCTTGCGCCGGAATCGATCGCCAAGGTCGACACCGTGCGGATCTCCGGCATGAAGTCGCTGGAGATCATGAAGCAGGCTGGGCTGACCATGGCCTATGGCTCCGACCTGCTCGGCGAAATGCATCGCCATCAGTCGGAGGAGTTTGTCATTCGCGGCCGCGTGCTGCCGGCGATCGAGGTCATTCGCTCCGCGACCGTGCATGCGGCGAAGCTGCTGCGGCAGGAAGGCCATCTCGGCACGCTGCGCGCCGGCGCCCATGCCGACATCGTGCTCGTCGACGGCGATCCGCTGAAGGATCTCGCACTGCTGATCGGGCAGGGCAAGCATCTGGCCCTGATCATGCAAGGCGGCCGCATGCACAAGAACACGCTGAATTGA